The following proteins are encoded in a genomic region of Paenibacillus sp. FSL H3-0469:
- a CDS encoding Gx transporter family protein, whose protein sequence is MAMSSSESATALKRTVIIAIFAAVAVVLSIVEAQIPLAGVGLMPGAKLGFANIMILTCIYFLRGRDVLVLVILKTLLTAFLLGTLSSLLFSLFGSLFSFIVMFALVKLGRRKFSVIGISIAGGLAHNTGQLLAASFVFNSTSIFYYLPVLLITGIITGIAVGFAVRYVVDSLSKISLFEEFLNGPGH, encoded by the coding sequence ATGGCTATGTCCAGTAGTGAATCGGCTACAGCGCTGAAGCGGACCGTAATAATTGCTATATTCGCTGCCGTTGCTGTGGTGCTGAGTATTGTGGAGGCGCAGATCCCGCTGGCCGGAGTGGGGCTGATGCCCGGGGCGAAGCTCGGCTTCGCCAATATTATGATTTTGACCTGTATATACTTTTTGCGCGGACGTGATGTCCTGGTGCTGGTGATCCTGAAGACACTGCTGACCGCCTTCCTGCTCGGCACGCTGTCCAGCCTGCTGTTCAGCCTGTTCGGCTCCCTGTTCAGCTTCATTGTAATGTTCGCGCTGGTGAAGCTTGGCCGCAGAAAGTTCAGTGTCATCGGTATCAGTATTGCGGGAGGATTGGCCCATAATACGGGACAGCTGCTGGCAGCCTCGTTCGTATTTAATTCAACCAGTATTTTCTATTACCTGCCGGTTCTTCTGATCACCGGTATTATTACAGGCATTGCTGTCGGCTTCGCCGTCCGGTATGTGGTTGACTCGCTATCCAAAATATCCTTGTTTGAAGAGTTCCTGAACGGACCGGGTCACTAG
- a CDS encoding ASCH domain-containing protein: MKCLTIRQPWATLIALGEKQIETRSWRTAYRGELAIHAGMQVNKAICRTEPYQSLLARHGYTADNLPTGRIIAVSRLADCCEVTPELAQQGWPGGNEYVFGNYAEGRYAWKLEEVVPLVHPIPAKGRLGFWEYPVLEEEL, encoded by the coding sequence ATGAAATGCCTAACCATTCGCCAGCCGTGGGCCACCTTAATTGCGCTGGGAGAAAAACAAATCGAAACCCGGAGCTGGCGGACCGCTTACCGGGGGGAGTTAGCCATTCATGCCGGGATGCAGGTGAATAAGGCGATCTGCCGGACGGAGCCGTATCAGTCGTTGCTGGCCCGTCACGGCTACACTGCGGACAATCTGCCAACCGGCAGGATCATTGCGGTCAGCCGCCTTGCGGATTGCTGTGAGGTGACGCCGGAGCTTGCGCAGCAAGGCTGGCCGGGTGGCAATGAATATGTATTCGGCAATTATGCCGAAGGAAGGTATGCCTGGAAGCTGGAGGAAGTTGTTCCGCTGGTACATCCTATACCTGCTAAGGGACGTCTGGGTTTCTGGGAATATCCTGTGCTGGAAGAGGAATTGTGA
- a CDS encoding energy-coupling factor transporter transmembrane component T, whose translation MNERLLLGRSIDTGSWVHKLDARSKITGMLLYVAIILLSTSWISIGLVAVFSIVVMATTRIPLKYFIKAAKPLRYLMLFIFIVQALSVKEGEVLWSLGSFSLHAGGLRLGAFSVIRMLFLLTFTALLTFTTTPGKLNQGLEGVLAPLKKLRLSPDRITLMISIALRFIPTILDEAQIILKAQASRGADLKELPLKEKARMLVSLLVPVIASAFRRAQDLIYSMEARGFRMDAPRSRYHRLRWGAADTLFVAMFVVLGVAVALL comes from the coding sequence ATGAATGAGCGTCTGCTGCTGGGACGCAGCATTGATACGGGCTCCTGGGTCCATAAGCTGGATGCCCGGTCCAAGATTACCGGAATGCTGCTCTATGTAGCCATCATCCTGCTGTCCACTTCGTGGATATCGATCGGGCTTGTCGCGGTCTTCTCCATCGTGGTGATGGCGACGACCCGCATTCCATTGAAATATTTCATTAAGGCTGCGAAGCCTTTACGTTATCTGATGTTGTTCATCTTCATCGTACAGGCGCTGTCCGTGAAGGAAGGGGAGGTGCTATGGTCGCTTGGCTCATTCTCGCTGCATGCGGGCGGTCTGCGTCTGGGGGCATTCTCGGTAATACGCATGCTGTTCCTGCTGACCTTCACCGCGCTGCTGACCTTCACGACAACGCCAGGCAAGCTGAACCAGGGGCTGGAGGGTGTGCTCGCCCCGCTGAAGAAGCTCAGGCTGTCACCCGACCGGATTACGCTGATGATCAGCATCGCGCTCCGCTTCATTCCGACGATTCTGGATGAGGCGCAGATTATTCTGAAGGCGCAGGCCTCGCGCGGAGCGGATCTGAAGGAGCTGCCGCTTAAGGAGAAGGCGCGCATGCTCGTTTCACTGCTGGTTCCGGTCATCGCCAGTGCGTTCCGGCGGGCCCAGGACCTGATCTATTCGATGGAAGCCCGGGGCTTCCGCATGGATGCGCCGCGCAGCCGGTATCACCGGCTCAGGTGGGGCGCGGCGGATACGCTTTTTGTTGCTATGTTCGTTGTACTGGGAGTTGCAGTAGCATTATTGTAA
- a CDS encoding YukJ family protein, which produces MGNGLDQGYGVLKCKLSNENTIYKLGYKNNHIQVLVDVEDDDHKKYRLAINIQSSNKAEHLPEDTANQVLYYVGEDLKSEETAHWLKLESGFTKITRENRSLALDYIRGNLVIPNKMVALPNTGGNELQDSDPHNNLYDKITSYIEEAHKQRATLYAFGEPWGPVDKPDKYFGFSPGQGVHNIHMNQGNAGGYARENGTWQDGGVLIHFQNTNRWVAIFLAFQSQSWCTNDQGDATKPVSECNHTNALS; this is translated from the coding sequence ATGGGTAACGGATTAGATCAAGGGTATGGGGTATTAAAATGCAAATTATCCAATGAGAATACCATATATAAGCTAGGCTACAAAAACAATCATATCCAGGTGCTGGTTGACGTTGAAGACGATGACCACAAAAAGTATAGATTAGCCATCAACATCCAATCAAGCAATAAAGCCGAGCATTTACCGGAAGACACTGCCAATCAGGTACTTTATTATGTGGGCGAAGATTTAAAATCGGAAGAAACAGCCCACTGGCTCAAGCTTGAGTCCGGCTTCACGAAGATCACCAGGGAGAACCGGAGCCTTGCCCTTGACTACATCCGGGGAAACCTCGTGATCCCTAACAAGATGGTGGCTCTGCCTAATACAGGCGGGAATGAACTGCAGGACAGCGATCCTCACAATAATCTCTATGACAAAATAACCTCTTACATCGAGGAAGCACACAAGCAGAGGGCCACCCTGTATGCGTTCGGCGAACCTTGGGGGCCTGTGGATAAACCCGACAAATACTTCGGCTTCTCTCCTGGACAGGGCGTTCATAATATCCACATGAATCAAGGCAATGCGGGCGGGTACGCCCGAGAAAATGGTACATGGCAGGACGGCGGAGTGCTTATTCATTTCCAGAACACGAACAGATGGGTGGCTATCTTCCTGGCCTTCCAATCCCAATCCTGGTGTACTAACGACCAGGGAGATGCCACTAAGCCGGTTAGTGAATGTAATCATACCAATGCTTTGTCATGA
- a CDS encoding energy-coupling factor transporter ATPase, producing the protein MAIQLQQVSYTYADRSMWKQTALHGINLEIAGGSLTGIAGATGSGKSTLLQLFNGILKPTEGTVQVLDVTITAGEKSPRLLPLRRRVGLVFQFPEQQMFEDTVEKDLCFGPLNFGVSLEEAKERARKSMTDMGLDLELLERNPFRLSGGQMRKAAIASVLAMDPDIVVLDEPTATLDPVSRAELIALLERLCREQGRTIIIVTHRMDELLPYADNWVLLKEGELAFQGSGGELAADPAILERCGLRVPQSLRYWQAAAGRFGLRGEKPLLTAEGLAGRLAALLEERRTLNASGSEEMGDGHE; encoded by the coding sequence ATGGCAATACAACTACAGCAAGTAAGCTATACGTATGCTGACCGCAGTATGTGGAAGCAAACGGCGCTGCACGGGATTAATCTGGAGATTGCCGGGGGTTCGCTGACCGGAATTGCCGGAGCCACCGGCTCCGGCAAATCTACGCTGCTCCAGCTGTTCAACGGCATTCTCAAGCCGACAGAAGGCACGGTGCAGGTGCTGGATGTAACGATAACTGCAGGGGAGAAATCACCGAGGCTGCTTCCGCTGCGGCGGAGGGTAGGCCTCGTCTTTCAATTCCCGGAGCAGCAGATGTTCGAAGATACGGTGGAGAAGGATCTCTGCTTCGGGCCGCTGAACTTTGGAGTCAGCCTGGAGGAGGCCAAGGAGCGGGCGCGCAAGTCCATGACGGATATGGGACTGGATCTGGAGCTGCTGGAGCGCAATCCCTTCCGGCTCAGCGGAGGACAGATGCGCAAGGCGGCCATTGCCTCGGTGCTGGCGATGGACCCGGATATTGTGGTGCTGGATGAGCCGACAGCCACCCTGGACCCGGTAAGCCGTGCGGAGCTGATCGCTCTGCTGGAGCGGCTATGCCGCGAGCAGGGACGCACGATCATCATCGTGACGCACCGGATGGATGAACTGCTGCCTTATGCTGACAACTGGGTCCTGCTCAAGGAAGGGGAACTCGCCTTCCAGGGCAGCGGCGGCGAGCTGGCTGCTGATCCGGCGATTCTTGAGCGCTGCGGACTGCGGGTTCCGCAGTCTCTGCGTTACTGGCAGGCTGCCGCCGGGCGCTTTGGCCTTAGAGGCGAGAAGCCGCTCCTTACAGCAGAGGGCCTCGCGGGGCGGCTTGCGGCCTTGCTGGAAGAGCGCCGCACGCTGAATGCCTCCGGTTCGGAAGAAATGGGGGATGGCCATGAATGA
- a CDS encoding HD domain-containing phosphohydrolase, whose translation MELYRIFLKKQIRNYIFGSAVAVLAVGSLLMLSSLEISRVEYYRLLLVLLCSFVIMASIEITVFLRQTRPIRAALIQEHAALSMLEEAYLHTHQLPKRAIQRIMGPHLLGLSVPALLLTFWMIHAGWVTFPYFYLILAMCCAVLVACMHALIEFFLTCTSIIPLIKEFRNRALEQYSVDFSLEGYVFVPIRPKFLVSCMLIGTFPLFLFIMATHIRMNGEGDSIVVVGLQSYWAWAGMVLLIGTLFSSIAAWLLTNSVQHPIHELYQAMNQVKDGNLVQVQDEYSDEFSKLVAGFNMMVRGLQAREQQSRQLLDSYFSTLAVALDARDSYTAGHSLRVAEYSVIIGQLAGLRGQELDDLRKSALLHDIGKIGVRDSILFKEEALTDEEFLQIQSHTVLGENILRQIEPADKMAPFLGGVRSHHERYDGHGYPDGLAGTAIPLHGRIIAVADAYDAMTSNRPYRKGMDHERALGILEQGRGSQWDPEFAGLFLGYFGRKPEALKDAQPIQAG comes from the coding sequence ATGGAACTATACAGAATTTTTTTGAAGAAACAGATCCGGAACTATATCTTCGGCTCAGCTGTAGCGGTACTCGCGGTCGGGAGTCTGCTTATGCTATCTTCCCTGGAGATCAGCCGGGTTGAATATTACCGCCTCCTGCTGGTGCTTCTTTGTTCCTTTGTGATTATGGCGTCCATAGAGATTACTGTCTTTCTCAGACAGACCAGACCTATACGGGCTGCGCTGATTCAGGAGCATGCTGCGCTATCGATGCTGGAAGAAGCATATCTGCACACGCACCAGCTGCCCAAACGGGCCATTCAGCGGATTATGGGGCCGCATCTGCTCGGATTATCCGTTCCGGCTCTGCTGCTGACCTTCTGGATGATTCATGCCGGCTGGGTTACGTTCCCTTATTTCTATCTGATCCTGGCCATGTGTTGCGCTGTGCTTGTGGCCTGTATGCATGCCCTGATTGAATTCTTCCTGACCTGCACCTCCATAATTCCGCTGATTAAGGAGTTCAGGAACCGTGCGCTGGAGCAGTATAGTGTTGATTTTTCCCTGGAGGGCTATGTGTTCGTGCCGATACGTCCCAAATTCCTGGTGAGCTGTATGCTGATCGGCACCTTCCCGCTGTTCCTGTTTATTATGGCGACACACATTCGTATGAACGGTGAGGGGGATTCGATAGTCGTCGTCGGGCTTCAGAGCTACTGGGCCTGGGCAGGGATGGTGCTGCTGATTGGCACGCTGTTCTCCTCCATTGCGGCCTGGCTGCTGACGAACAGCGTACAGCATCCGATCCATGAGCTGTATCAGGCGATGAACCAGGTGAAGGACGGCAATCTGGTCCAGGTGCAGGATGAGTACTCCGATGAGTTCTCGAAGCTGGTGGCAGGCTTTAACATGATGGTCCGCGGGCTGCAGGCACGGGAGCAGCAGAGCCGCCAGCTGCTGGACAGCTACTTCTCCACCCTTGCCGTGGCGCTGGATGCCCGCGATTCGTATACGGCAGGACACTCGCTCCGTGTAGCGGAGTATTCGGTGATTATCGGCCAGCTGGCCGGACTGAGGGGGCAGGAGCTGGATGATCTGCGCAAGTCAGCTCTGCTGCATGATATTGGTAAGATCGGGGTGAGAGACAGCATCCTGTTCAAGGAAGAAGCCCTAACCGATGAGGAGTTCCTTCAGATTCAGAGCCATACGGTGCTGGGAGAGAATATTCTGCGCCAGATTGAACCGGCGGACAAAATGGCACCCTTTCTCGGCGGCGTCCGCTCGCATCATGAGCGTTATGACGGCCACGGCTACCCGGATGGTCTTGCCGGTACGGCTATCCCCCTGCATGGCCGGATTATTGCGGTAGCAGATGCTTATGATGCAATGACATCCAACCGGCCTTACCGGAAAGGGATGGACCATGAACGGGCGCTCGGCATTTTGGAGCAGGGCAGAGGCAGCCAATGGGACCCTGAATTCGCCGGATTGTTCCTGGGGTATTTCGGCCGGAAGCCGGAAGCCCTTAAGGATGCTCAGCCTATCCAGGCGGGGTAA
- a CDS encoding choice-of-anchor A family protein — protein MKKRVRKTAAIIMAGLLTLSSAFTWGTDVRAASGVPYTPTPVLGIAGNFNAFILGDFTQGNDQIEGRLAAAGNITLTGGYGVARAYRDAAPTDVLVAGKNFVHSGSGEIYGNVVFGDSFTANEPGVNIKGGKKNASPIDFAAEQQMLISRSTEYGALADTKSVANNYGTLTINAPDAFNVVHLDAPTLAKTNNIQFNIAPNATLIINISGSTVNVPSFAMNNGRASQVLFNFYEASEVNIAYTSFYGSILAPQADVHYAGAELYGTLIAKFFSGGVEMHLGMYEGEGPPPSPTPTATPTPSPSPTPTATPTPTVKPTPTVTPTPTVTPTPTVKPTPTVTPTPTVTPTPTIKPSPTPVCTPTPKPTPTVKPTPTPTVKPTPTPTVKPTPTPTVKPTPTPTVKPTPTPTVKPTPTPTVKPTPTPTVKPTPTPTVKPTPTPTVKPTPTVKPTPTPTVKPTPTPTVKPTPTPTVKPTPTPTVKPTPTPTVKPTPTPTAVPTPTVKPTPTPTVKPTPTPTVKPTPTPTVKPTPTPTVKPTPTPTAVPTPTPTAVPTPTPTAVPTPTPTAEPTPTPTAVPTPTPTALPTPTPTTVPTPTPTAVPTPTPTAEPTPTPTAVPTPTPTAVPTPTPTAVPTPTPTVEPTPTPTAVPTPTPTAVPTPTPTVEPTPTPTAVPTPTPTVEPTPTPTAVPTPTPTPTVEPTPTPTIEPTPTPTVEPTPTPTAEPTPTPTVEPTPTPTVEPTPTPTPTAEPTPTPTVEPTPTPTAEPTPTPTVEPTPTPTVEPTPTPTPTAEPTPTPTVEPTPTPTPTPTPTPTPTPTPTPTPTPTPTPTPTPTPTPTPTPTPTPTPEPTPAPTPDPTPVTTPAPTSPPFSFPPVPTPTPIIGFIVSNDVVVNDDPLPLGPVATPIATTVPAPTPTPVVAVAPIAATPEPTPSTEPAPDVVLIDDEVPLGGVPVDGTLPKTGESSPAPYYFAGLALAGLGLILRRTTRNSTRK, from the coding sequence TTGAAAAAAAGAGTACGTAAAACAGCCGCCATCATAATGGCGGGCCTATTGACCTTATCCAGTGCCTTTACGTGGGGGACAGATGTTAGAGCAGCTTCAGGGGTACCGTATACTCCAACACCGGTTTTAGGAATCGCAGGGAATTTTAATGCTTTTATTCTCGGGGATTTTACGCAAGGCAATGATCAGATTGAAGGCCGCCTGGCAGCGGCAGGGAACATTACCCTCACCGGAGGTTACGGGGTAGCCAGAGCATACAGGGATGCTGCGCCGACGGATGTACTTGTGGCCGGCAAGAATTTTGTACATTCAGGCAGTGGAGAGATCTATGGAAATGTGGTATTTGGGGATAGCTTTACCGCCAATGAGCCTGGTGTCAACATCAAAGGCGGGAAGAAAAATGCCAGCCCGATTGATTTTGCCGCCGAGCAGCAGATGCTGATCTCCCGATCTACAGAGTATGGGGCCTTGGCCGATACGAAATCGGTAGCCAATAACTATGGGACACTAACCATAAATGCGCCGGATGCCTTCAATGTTGTTCATCTGGATGCCCCGACTCTGGCAAAAACAAATAATATCCAGTTTAACATTGCCCCGAACGCTACGTTGATTATTAATATTAGCGGGTCTACAGTCAATGTGCCTAGTTTTGCAATGAATAACGGCAGAGCCAGTCAAGTGTTGTTCAACTTTTACGAGGCTTCTGAGGTGAATATCGCTTATACCTCTTTCTATGGTAGTATTCTCGCCCCCCAAGCGGATGTTCATTATGCCGGAGCAGAGCTGTACGGGACCCTGATTGCAAAATTTTTTAGCGGCGGGGTTGAGATGCACCTTGGAATGTACGAGGGAGAGGGGCCGCCGCCGAGTCCGACGCCGACCGCAACGCCGACACCTAGTCCATCACCGACACCAACGGCTACACCAACGCCGACAGTGAAACCTACACCGACAGTAACGCCAACACCGACAGTAACGCCTACACCGACAGTGAAACCAACACCGACGGTAACACCGACTCCAACAGTAACACCGACACCGACCATAAAACCATCACCTACACCTGTGTGCACTCCAACTCCAAAGCCAACGCCAACAGTGAAGCCGACGCCAACGCCAACTGTGAAGCCGACGCCAACACCAACCGTAAAGCCGACGCCAACACCAACAGTGAAGCCGACGCCAACACCGACAGTGAAGCCGACACCAACACCAACAGTGAAGCCGACACCAACGCCAACTGTGAAACCAACACCAACGCCAACAGTGAAGCCGACGCCAACACCAACTGTGAAACCAACACCAACGCCAACCGTGAAGCCGACGCCAACAGTGAAGCCGACGCCAACGCCAACAGTGAAGCCGACGCCAACACCAACCGTGAAGCCGACGCCAACACCAACAGTGAAACCGACGCCAACACCAACCGTGAAGCCGACGCCAACACCAACGGTAAAGCCGACGCCAACACCGACAGCGGTGCCAACACCAACAGTGAAGCCAACACCAACGCCAACAGTGAAGCCGACACCAACGCCAACTGTGAAACCAACACCAACGCCAACAGTGAAGCCGACGCCAACACCAACCGTGAAGCCGACGCCAACACCAACAGCCGTACCGACACCAACGCCAACGGCAGTGCCAACACCAACGCCGACAGCGGTGCCAACACCAACGCCAACGGCAGAGCCAACACCAACGCCAACGGCAGTGCCAACACCGACGCCAACAGCGTTGCCAACACCGACGCCAACAACAGTGCCAACACCGACACCGACAGCAGTACCGACACCGACGCCAACGGCAGAGCCGACACCAACGCCGACAGCCGTACCGACACCAACGCCAACGGCAGTGCCAACACCAACGCCGACAGCGGTGCCGACGCCAACACCAACGGTAGAACCTACACCAACGCCAACGGCAGTGCCAACACCAACGCCGACAGCGGTGCCTACGCCAACACCAACGGTAGAACCTACACCAACGCCGACAGCCGTACCGACACCAACGCCAACGGTAGAGCCGACACCAACACCGACAGCGGTGCCGACACCAACGCCTACGCCGACAGTAGAGCCAACACCAACGCCGACGATAGAGCCAACACCGACACCAACGGTAGAACCGACGCCGACGCCAACGGCCGAGCCGACACCAACGCCGACGGTAGAGCCAACGCCAACACCGACGGTAGAACCAACGCCGACACCAACGCCAACGGCCGAGCCGACACCAACGCCGACGGTAGAGCCAACACCGACACCAACGGCCGAGCCGACACCAACGCCGACGGTAGAGCCAACGCCAACACCGACGGTAGAACCAACGCCGACACCAACGCCAACGGCAGAGCCGACACCAACGCCGACGGTAGAGCCAACACCGACACCAACGCCGACGCCGACACCAACACCGACGCCGACACCAACACCAACACCAACACCAACACCGACGCCGACACCAACGCCGACACCGACACCAACACCGACGCCGACACCAACGCCAACGCCGACACCAGAGCCAACACCGGCACCAACGCCAGATCCGACACCAGTAACAACGCCAGCGCCAACATCGCCGCCGTTCAGTTTCCCTCCAGTGCCTACGCCGACTCCGATCATCGGATTTATCGTGAGTAATGATGTGGTTGTGAATGATGATCCGTTGCCGCTTGGACCTGTAGCAACTCCGATAGCTACCACAGTACCGGCCCCAACGCCGACACCGGTTGTAGCAGTTGCGCCAATAGCAGCAACACCGGAGCCAACACCGTCAACGGAACCGGCACCCGATGTAGTCCTTATTGATGATGAAGTTCCTCTAGGCGGTGTGCCTGTGGATGGAACTCTGCCGAAGACGGGTGAATCCAGTCCTGCACCTTATTATTTTGCCGGTTTGGCACTCGCGGGTCTGGGCTTGATTCTTAGAAGAACCACCAGAAACAGCACACGTAAGTGA
- a CDS encoding alpha/beta hydrolase, with protein MITLLVVLIVVAAGVGYAGFYFYGVAIKRAPKEFLAKTPDLKIDPPPVAGASWGEGAEWVSRQTFREVELVSEDGLRLQGYYLASERAAGRTVIVAHGYSGKAKDMGATAKNYYENLGYNVLLPDARGHGRSEGDYIGFGWPERRDYLKWIGFVLQENGPDAQIVLHGVSMGGATVLMTSGEELPPQVKAIVADCGYTSVKAQLSYQLKRMYHLPSFPFVPVASLVTRMKAGYSFGEASALTQVRKAKVPILFIHGDADKFVPYAMMNELYEACRSPKEQLVVHGAGHGLSYDTDKSTYIRTVGEFVERYVHSPVTAASVR; from the coding sequence ATGATAACCCTGCTTGTGGTGCTGATCGTGGTGGCCGCAGGGGTGGGCTATGCCGGATTCTATTTTTATGGAGTAGCCATTAAGCGGGCCCCTAAGGAATTCCTGGCCAAGACCCCAGACCTTAAGATCGATCCGCCGCCGGTGGCTGGAGCCTCGTGGGGAGAAGGGGCGGAGTGGGTATCCCGGCAGACCTTCCGTGAGGTGGAGCTGGTGTCTGAGGATGGCCTCAGGCTGCAAGGCTATTATCTGGCGTCAGAGCGTGCTGCCGGACGGACGGTCATTGTTGCCCACGGGTATTCCGGGAAGGCCAAGGATATGGGAGCGACCGCTAAGAACTATTATGAGAATCTGGGGTATAATGTGCTGCTGCCTGATGCCAGAGGACACGGGCGGAGCGAAGGGGATTATATCGGCTTTGGCTGGCCGGAGCGCCGGGATTATCTGAAATGGATCGGATTTGTCCTGCAGGAGAACGGTCCGGACGCACAAATCGTGCTGCATGGCGTATCTATGGGCGGAGCCACGGTGCTGATGACGTCCGGCGAGGAGCTTCCTCCGCAGGTCAAGGCGATTGTCGCCGATTGCGGCTACACCTCGGTCAAGGCACAGCTGTCCTATCAGCTGAAGCGGATGTACCATCTGCCGAGCTTCCCGTTTGTGCCGGTAGCCAGTCTGGTGACCCGGATGAAGGCCGGTTATTCCTTCGGGGAGGCGTCTGCGCTGACACAGGTACGCAAGGCCAAGGTGCCGATTTTGTTCATCCACGGAGATGCGGATAAGTTCGTGCCTTATGCGATGATGAATGAGCTGTATGAGGCCTGCCGGAGTCCGAAGGAGCAACTGGTAGTGCATGGAGCGGGGCATGGCCTATCCTACGATACGGATAAAAGCACATACATCCGCACAGTAGGCGAATTCGTAGAACGCTATGTACACAGCCCGGTTACCGCTGCATCTGTAAGATAA
- a CDS encoding ATP-binding cassette domain-containing protein: protein MNQAYNDTKAGEKPAVIALEGVSFGYDPEHPILHNINVSIPRGQWVSIVGPNGCGKSTLVKLLNALLPKSAGHISVCGHTLQEETIQSIRQCIGMVFQNPDNQFIGQTVEEDILFGLEGLCLPYEEMKERLEFYTGKLGISHLLSKHPGELSGGQKQRVAIASILSMKPGIVIFDEASSMLDEGSRDELMGILRDMQAEGSYTILLITHDADEILASDRVLALHGGNIAADVSPAELFRDEELLEKCHLREPYTWQLARELESRGITVDVPASEKELIDTLWQYNYSK, encoded by the coding sequence ATGAATCAAGCGTACAACGATACAAAAGCTGGTGAGAAGCCGGCAGTTATTGCCCTTGAGGGCGTATCCTTCGGCTATGATCCGGAGCATCCGATTCTCCATAATATCAACGTGTCGATCCCGCGGGGTCAATGGGTGAGCATTGTAGGGCCTAACGGCTGCGGCAAATCGACCCTGGTCAAGCTGCTGAATGCGCTGCTTCCGAAGAGCGCCGGCCATATCTCTGTCTGCGGACATACGCTGCAGGAAGAGACGATTCAATCCATCCGGCAATGCATCGGAATGGTCTTCCAGAACCCCGATAACCAGTTCATCGGGCAGACGGTGGAAGAAGATATTCTCTTCGGCCTGGAGGGTCTGTGCCTGCCTTACGAAGAAATGAAGGAGCGGCTTGAATTCTATACCGGTAAGCTCGGGATCAGCCATCTGCTGTCCAAGCATCCCGGAGAGCTGTCGGGCGGGCAGAAGCAGCGTGTAGCCATCGCCTCGATTCTCTCTATGAAGCCAGGCATCGTCATCTTCGACGAGGCCTCTTCTATGTTGGACGAGGGCAGCCGCGATGAGCTTATGGGGATTCTGCGCGACATGCAGGCAGAGGGCAGCTACACGATCCTGCTGATTACTCATGATGCCGATGAGATTCTGGCGTCGGACCGGGTGCTGGCGCTGCACGGGGGAAACATCGCGGCAGATGTATCACCTGCTGAGCTATTCCGTGATGAGGAGCTGCTGGAGAAGTGTCATTTGCGGGAGCCTTATACTTGGCAGCTTGCCCGTGAACTGGAGAGCCGGGGAATTACGGTGGATGTACCCGCCAGCGAAAAGGAGCTTATAGACACACTATGGCAATACAACTACAGCAAGTAA
- a CDS encoding NusG domain II-containing protein, giving the protein MKRADVLLISVVLIAALAFLVPRWLSNDADKGGPGKELKANITVDGKLFKTITLTKEEQTIEVRTERGYNILKVHDYGVEMFDADCPDKVCLGFGFITLPKQTIVCLPHRVLVEIASAAGEDEVDGYVQ; this is encoded by the coding sequence ATGAAACGCGCAGATGTGCTGCTGATTTCTGTCGTTCTGATTGCTGCGCTCGCTTTTCTCGTGCCAAGATGGCTGTCAAACGATGCTGATAAAGGTGGGCCGGGCAAAGAACTCAAGGCTAATATAACAGTAGATGGTAAGTTATTCAAAACGATAACCCTAACCAAAGAAGAGCAGACTATTGAGGTCCGCACCGAGCGGGGCTATAACATTCTGAAGGTGCATGATTACGGGGTTGAGATGTTCGATGCGGATTGTCCGGATAAGGTGTGCCTCGGCTTCGGCTTCATCACGCTGCCCAAGCAGACGATCGTCTGTCTTCCGCACCGGGTATTGGTTGAGATTGCAAGTGCGGCCGGGGAGGATGAAGTAGATGGCTATGTCCAGTAG